The Astatotilapia calliptera chromosome 14, fAstCal1.2, whole genome shotgun sequence genome includes a region encoding these proteins:
- the rab30 gene encoding ras-related protein Rab-30 isoform X1, producing the protein MPSSSKSGDIPVFLFSMSMEDYDYLFKIVLIGNAGVGKTCLVRRFTQGLFPPGQGATIGVDFMIKTVEIKGEKVKLQIWDTAGQERFRSITQSYYRSANALILTYDITCEDSFRCLPEWLREIEQYANNQVVTILVGNKIDLAEKREVLRQRAEDFAEAQSMLYLETSAKESDNVEKLFLDLACELIREAKQNKLDNSDTAPMPGEGKTISYLSCCNIN; encoded by the exons ATGCCAAGTAGTTCTAAGTCCGGGGATATCCCCGTGTTTTTG TTTAGTATGAGCATGGAAGATTATGACTACCTGTTCAAAATAGTTCTGATAGGAAATGCTGGAGTTGGGAAGACATGTCTCGTCCGGCGCTTTACTCAG GGCCTTTTCCCACCTGGACAAGGGGCTACTATTGGAGTAGATTTCATGATTAAGACTGTGGAAATCAAAGGGGAGAAGGTCAAG CTACAAATATGGGACACAGCTGGACAGGAGAGATTTCGCTCCATTACTCAGAGTTATTACCGTAGTGCCAACGCCCTCATTCTTACGTATGACATTACCTGTGAGGACTCCTTCAGGTGCCTTccagagtggctgagggagatCGAGCAGTATGCCAACAACCAAGTGGTGACTATATTAGTCG GTAATAAAATAGATCTGGCAGAGAAGAGAGAGGTCCTCAGGCAGAGGGCTGAAGACTTTGCCGAGGCTCAGAGCATGCTGTACCTGGAGACGTCAGCCAAAGAGTCTGACAACGTTGAGAAACTTTTTCTCGACCTGGCCTGCGAGCTCATTCGAGAGGCGAAGCAGAACAAGCTGGATAACAGTGACACTGCCCCGATGCCTGGAGAGGGTAAAACCATCAGTTACTTGAGCTGCTGCAACATCAATTAG
- the rab30 gene encoding ras-related protein Rab-30 isoform X2, with translation MSMEDYDYLFKIVLIGNAGVGKTCLVRRFTQGLFPPGQGATIGVDFMIKTVEIKGEKVKLQIWDTAGQERFRSITQSYYRSANALILTYDITCEDSFRCLPEWLREIEQYANNQVVTILVGNKIDLAEKREVLRQRAEDFAEAQSMLYLETSAKESDNVEKLFLDLACELIREAKQNKLDNSDTAPMPGEGKTISYLSCCNIN, from the exons ATGAGCATGGAAGATTATGACTACCTGTTCAAAATAGTTCTGATAGGAAATGCTGGAGTTGGGAAGACATGTCTCGTCCGGCGCTTTACTCAG GGCCTTTTCCCACCTGGACAAGGGGCTACTATTGGAGTAGATTTCATGATTAAGACTGTGGAAATCAAAGGGGAGAAGGTCAAG CTACAAATATGGGACACAGCTGGACAGGAGAGATTTCGCTCCATTACTCAGAGTTATTACCGTAGTGCCAACGCCCTCATTCTTACGTATGACATTACCTGTGAGGACTCCTTCAGGTGCCTTccagagtggctgagggagatCGAGCAGTATGCCAACAACCAAGTGGTGACTATATTAGTCG GTAATAAAATAGATCTGGCAGAGAAGAGAGAGGTCCTCAGGCAGAGGGCTGAAGACTTTGCCGAGGCTCAGAGCATGCTGTACCTGGAGACGTCAGCCAAAGAGTCTGACAACGTTGAGAAACTTTTTCTCGACCTGGCCTGCGAGCTCATTCGAGAGGCGAAGCAGAACAAGCTGGATAACAGTGACACTGCCCCGATGCCTGGAGAGGGTAAAACCATCAGTTACTTGAGCTGCTGCAACATCAATTAG
- the ndufc2 gene encoding NADH dehydrogenase [ubiquinone] 1 subunit C2: protein MGFIPEEGKSLPPPGLVNRNSLWLAGVGWVSAVLHNAINHRPPVKSGVHRQFLLATIGWFIGYHVTKYENYTYARLDRDMNEYIKLHPEKFVPKEQKTFAEIVEPFHPVR from the exons ATGGGCTTTATTCCAGAAGAGGGGAAGTCTCTGCCTCCTCCGGGGCTCGTGAACAGGAATTCACTGTGGCTGGCGGGTGTAGGCTGGGTCTCCGCCGTGCTGCACAACGCAATCAACCACAGGCCGCCAGTGAAATCAG GTGTTCATCGACAGTTTCTGCTGGCAACCATTGGCTGGTTCATTGGCTACCATGTTACCAAATATGAAAATTATACTTATGCTAGACTCGATCGAGACATGAATGAGTATATCAAACTCCACCCGGAAAAATTTGTACCAAAGG AGCAAAAGACCTTTGCTGAGATTGTTGAGCCTTTCCATCCTGTGCGCTAA
- the thrsp gene encoding thyroid hormone-inducible hepatic protein: MQSADAKFKRNSLFLALRRYSSAVSEMEQTILLPSLLRDMPSDEVWDCEAAEETCKDLFSNYLMLKAIRTTVESGLIRLDDHKAKNNIALNKTLEPLLDTDPEALFHFHVRGLFSVMSDLTKKTQTLTEKYMDIIGIAN, from the coding sequence ATGCAGTCTGCCGACGCCAAATTCAAGAGAAACAGCCTGTTCCTGGCTCTGAGACGATACAGCTCAGCCGTCAGTGAAATGGAGCAGACCATTCTTCTGCCAAGCCTGCTGAGAGACATGCCCTCAGACGAGGTGTGGGACTGTGAAGCTGCAGAAGAGACCTGCAAAGACCTGTTCAGCAACTACTTGATGCTCAAAGCCATACGGACCACAGTGGAGAGTGGCCTAATTCGCCTGGACGATCACAAGGCCAAAAACAACATAGCACTAAACAAGACCCTGGAGCCTCTCTTGGACACAGATCCTGAAGCCCTCTTCCACTTCCACGTGAGAGGACTGTTTTCTGTGATGAGTGACCTCACCAAGAAGACGCAGACTCTCACTGAGAAATACATGGACATTATTGGGATAGCAAATTAG
- the guca1c gene encoding guanylyl cyclase-activating protein 3: MGAHGSNLDDILEEDMHHWYTKFMRESPSGLITLFELKTMLEMNGMTEEASSYVDQVFVTFDMDGDGYIDFVEYIAGISLLLKGEINQKLKWYFKLFDQDGNGKIDKDELETIFKAIQDITRSYNIPPEEIVHLIYEKIDVNGEGELTLEEFISGAREHPDIMDMLTKMMDLTHVLEIIVKGQRRKALN, from the exons ATGGGTGCCCACGGCTCCAACCTGGATGATATCCTGGAGGAGGACATGCACCATTGGTACACAAAGTTCATGAGGGAATCTCCTTCGGGGCTCATCACGCTCTTTGAGCTGAAGACAATGCTCGAAATGAACGGTATGACAGAGGAGGCCAGCAGTTATGTGGACCAGGTCTTCGTCACCTTTGACATGGATGGG gatGGCTACATAGACTTTGTTGAATATATTGCAGGCATTAGTTTATTATTGAAAGGAGAAATAAATCAGAAGCTAAAGTGGTACTTCAAGCTCTTTGATCAGGATGGAAATGGAAAAATTGACAAGGATGAACTGGAAACTATATTTAAG GCCATTCAAGACATCACCAGAAGCTACAACATCCCTCCAGAAGAGATTGTGCATCTTATATATGAGAAGATTGATGTCAATGGAGAAG gtgaGCTGACGCTGGAAGAGTTCATCAGTGGAGCAAGGGAGCACCCTGACATCATGGATATGCTCACTAAGATGATGGATCTAACTCATGTCTTGGAAATTATTGTCAAGGGTCAACGGAGGAAAGCTCTGAACTGA
- the c15h3orf52 gene encoding TPA-induced transmembrane protein codes for MVDIQMEMLKSQDEFDGAPVSRAHGGTCVTYGDANTNSSPTEAESLLQPRNGTNGVQTSSCDVESQKSGKDCTKRGIKKELNEKVFWEIRLWMVIIFILIVIIAVIFTSLAICAAIHQDEDDIFDPSSFTVIQNFRGSFQMPNQVFTDELATNSSNKSQTLATELGTKLSDLFKTSSALGRYFINAEIRAFRNGSVIADYKLTFHMPEEEKDQLRNFTLSREMVYNVFRQFLYDQESESDPMFIDPASLKMVLGN; via the exons ATGGTTGATATTCAGATGGAAATGTTGAAATCCCAAGATGAATTCGATGGAGCACCGGTTTCACGTGCTCATGGG GGGACATGTGTTACATATGGTGATGCCAACACGAATTCCAGTCCAACCGAAGCAGAGAGTCTCCTGCAACCC AGAAATGGTACTAATGGAGTGCAGACATCTTCATGTGATGTAGAGTCTCAAAAATCTGGAAAG GACTGCACTAAGCGTGGGATAAAGAAAGAGCTGAATGAGAAAGTCTTCTGGGAAATTAGATTATGGATGGTCATAATATTCATCCTCATTGTCATCATTGCAGTGATTTTTACTTCACTGGCTATATGTGCAG CGATCCATCAGGATGAGGATGACATATTTGACCCTTCATCGTTTACAGTCATTCAGAATTTCCGTGGGAGCTTCCAGATGCCAAACCAGGTCTTCACAGACGAACTCGCCACCAATTCCTCCAATAAAAGCCAAACACTGGCTACAGAACTAGGAACAAAG CTCTCTGACCTCTTCAAAACCTCATCTGCACTGGGGCGATACTTCATCAACGCAGAGATACGCGCTTTCAG GAACGGTTCAGTCATTGCTGACTACAAGCTGACATTTCACATGCCTGAAGAGGAGAAGGATCAGCTGAGGAATTTTACTCTGAGCAGGGAGATGGTGTACAACGTGTTCAGACAGTTTCTTTATGACCAGGAATCTGAATCGGACCCAATGTTCATTGACCCAGCTTCCCTAAAAATGGTTTTAGGAAACTGA
- the LOC113036727 gene encoding capZ-interacting protein isoform X2 yields the protein MENSPSKPSVAELAGKFKGHILPIPNSNGEPRRRPPCSLKLRNQTDDNDESDKSAVPPNPIKVKLKNSAVIEKLQANLALSPTALLPSPKTPEVKLPQAPLSPTMPCSRLSPLTPTLQPSHQSSEEEEPISFDSPPEGTPLPSINKTRARLSFKRRLPTRQHRRSAGEEAEGFGSGLSPCELCSPKENGVKNQVLDSPSEEAECSLKEAENKEGDCETANAEMTKSDHDNREDMEHEAEQDRSSDASKEEQQASEPAEQKEGDIRAEERQGETPQEADEGGK from the exons AATTCTCCATCCAAGCCGTCGGTGGCTGAGCTGGCCGGAAAGTTCAAAGGTCATATTCTTCCAATACCCAACTCAAATGGCGAg CCTCGAAGACGACCTCCGTGTTCCCTGAAGTTGCGAAATCAAACGGATGATAACGACGAGTCAGAT AAATCTGCTGTTCCACCAAATCCCATTAAAGTCAAGCTGAAGAACTCTGCCGTCATTGAGAAACTGCAG GCCAACCTCGCTCTGTCACCCActgctctgctgccttcaccaAAGACTCCAGAGGTGAAACTGCCACAGGCACCGCTGTCCCCCACCATGCCCTGCAGCCGCCTGAGCCCTCTGACTCCCACCCTGCAACCCTCGCATCAATCCAGTGAAGAGGAGGAACCCATCAGCTTCGACAGCCCTCCTGAAGGGACCCCATTGCCAAGCATCAACAAG ACCCGCGCACGACTGTCATTTAAAAGGCGACTGCCCACAAGACAGCACAGGAGATCAGCTGGAGAGGAGGCGGAAGGCTTCGGGAGTGGACTGTCCCCATGTGAACTGTGCAGCCCAAAAGAAAATGGGGTCAAGAACCAGGTTTTGGACAGCCCATCAGAGGAAGCTGAATGTAGTCTTAAAGAAGCTGAAAACAAGGAAGGGGACTGTGAAACTGCAAACGCTGAAATGACAAAAAGCGACCACGACAACAGGGAAGACATGGAGCATGAAGCAGAACAAGACCGAAGCTCTGATGCTTCGAAGGAGGAACAGCAGGCTTCAGAGCCTGCCGAGCAGAAAGAAGGTGACATTAGGGCAGAAGAAAGGCAGGGAGAGACACCTCAGGAGGCAGATGAAGGAGGGAAGTGA
- the LOC113036727 gene encoding capZ-interacting protein isoform X1 has product MEKNSPSKPSVAELAGKFKGHILPIPNSNGEPRRRPPCSLKLRNQTDDNDESDKSAVPPNPIKVKLKNSAVIEKLQANLALSPTALLPSPKTPEVKLPQAPLSPTMPCSRLSPLTPTLQPSHQSSEEEEPISFDSPPEGTPLPSINKTRARLSFKRRLPTRQHRRSAGEEAEGFGSGLSPCELCSPKENGVKNQVLDSPSEEAECSLKEAENKEGDCETANAEMTKSDHDNREDMEHEAEQDRSSDASKEEQQASEPAEQKEGDIRAEERQGETPQEADEGGK; this is encoded by the exons aagAATTCTCCATCCAAGCCGTCGGTGGCTGAGCTGGCCGGAAAGTTCAAAGGTCATATTCTTCCAATACCCAACTCAAATGGCGAg CCTCGAAGACGACCTCCGTGTTCCCTGAAGTTGCGAAATCAAACGGATGATAACGACGAGTCAGAT AAATCTGCTGTTCCACCAAATCCCATTAAAGTCAAGCTGAAGAACTCTGCCGTCATTGAGAAACTGCAG GCCAACCTCGCTCTGTCACCCActgctctgctgccttcaccaAAGACTCCAGAGGTGAAACTGCCACAGGCACCGCTGTCCCCCACCATGCCCTGCAGCCGCCTGAGCCCTCTGACTCCCACCCTGCAACCCTCGCATCAATCCAGTGAAGAGGAGGAACCCATCAGCTTCGACAGCCCTCCTGAAGGGACCCCATTGCCAAGCATCAACAAG ACCCGCGCACGACTGTCATTTAAAAGGCGACTGCCCACAAGACAGCACAGGAGATCAGCTGGAGAGGAGGCGGAAGGCTTCGGGAGTGGACTGTCCCCATGTGAACTGTGCAGCCCAAAAGAAAATGGGGTCAAGAACCAGGTTTTGGACAGCCCATCAGAGGAAGCTGAATGTAGTCTTAAAGAAGCTGAAAACAAGGAAGGGGACTGTGAAACTGCAAACGCTGAAATGACAAAAAGCGACCACGACAACAGGGAAGACATGGAGCATGAAGCAGAACAAGACCGAAGCTCTGATGCTTCGAAGGAGGAACAGCAGGCTTCAGAGCCTGCCGAGCAGAAAGAAGGTGACATTAGGGCAGAAGAAAGGCAGGGAGAGACACCTCAGGAGGCAGATGAAGGAGGGAAGTGA